Proteins from a genomic interval of Megalopta genalis isolate 19385.01 unplaced genomic scaffold, iyMegGena1_principal scaffold0037, whole genome shotgun sequence:
- the LOC117221337 gene encoding uncharacterized protein LOC117221337 produces MRAEAVDVERICGDGLCLKLPSNERTLEIVGDGCSIVLSGNSGTVRVIGDGCRLRIDSNVGDVQYMGDGGRVTLGPMCSRNKVKYVGDGGKVSVDGDKKTRAKRTEKTSKKEENDSKGKKGTDRSGGVEEEDNAANAKKEARSAGRKRKEKIVKIVTVVHCEQDIVGRWFVDPGSVVRSCNGVFAKVETKRKDKGK; encoded by the coding sequence ATGCGCGCGGAAGCAGTCGACGTCGAGAGGATCTGCGGTGACGGTCTCTGCTTGAAGCTACCGTCGAACGAACGGACCCTGGAGATCGTCGGCGACGGCTGCAGCATCGTGTTGTCGGGGAACTCGGGAACGGTTCGCGTGATCGGCGACGGATGTCGGCTGAGGATCGACTCGAACGTCGGCGACGTCCAGTACATGGGCGACGGTGGTCGGGTGACCTTGGGCCCGATGTGCTCGCGGAACAAGGTGAAGTACGTCGGCGACGGTGGCAAGGTGTCCGTCGACGGCGACAAAAAGACGCGGGCCAAGCGGACGGAGAAGACGTCGAAAAAGGAGGAGAACGACTCGAAGGGGAAAAAAGGGACCGACCGGTCCGGGGGAGTGGAGGAGGAGGACAATGCCGCGAACGCGAAGAAGGAGGCGAGGTCCGCGGGCAGGAAGCGAAAGGAGAAGATTGTGAAGATCGTTACCGTGGTGCACTGCGAGCAGGACATCGTCGGCAGGTGGTTCGTCGATCCTGGATCGGTGGTCAGGTCGTGCAATGGCGTGTTCGCGAAGGTCGAGACCAAGAGGAAGGACAAGGGGAAGTGA